The following proteins come from a genomic window of Henningerozyma blattae CBS 6284 chromosome 4, complete genome:
- the ERG6 gene encoding sterol 24-C-methyltransferase (similar to Saccharomyces cerevisiae ERG6 (YML008C); ancestral locus Anc_5.529) encodes MSSSSAAQIDSDVSQLRKRQAEFTEELHGKDMAQHTGMFALMSKDKGKGKEAISKYLKHWDGKVDKEAEQKRLEDYNESTHSYYNVVTDFYEYGWGSSFHFCRFYKGEPFKAAMARHEHYLAYKAGIQEDDLVLDVGCGVGGPAREISTFTGCNIIGLNNNDYQIEKAKWYAKKSNLHNKLDFVKGDFMNMDFKPNTFDKVYAIEATCHAPDLQQVYSEIYKVLKPGGTFAVYEWVMTENYDETNPQHRQIAYEIEVGDGIPKMFDIKTATKALENAGFTIEIADDLTDNHDEIPWYYPLTGEWKYVQTLADLATFFRTSYLGRKITTAMVGCMERLGIAPEGSTKVTGALEEAAVGLVAGGKARLFSPMMLFVAKKPK; translated from the coding sequence ATGTCCTCTAGTAGTGCCGCCCAGATAGACTCTGATGTCTCTCAATTGAGAAAGAGACAAGCTGAGTTCACTGAAGAACTTCATGGTAAAGATATGGCCCAACATACTGGTATGTTTGCCTTGATGTCCAAAGATAAAGGGAAGGGGAAAGAAGCcatttccaaatatttgaaacattGGGATGGTAAAGTGGATAAAGAAGCAGAACAAAAGAGACTCGAGGATTATAATGAATCCACTCATTCCTATTATAACGTAGTCACTGATTTCTATGAATATGGTTGGGGGTCTTCTTTCCATTTCTGTAGATTCTATAAAGGTGAACCTTTCAAAGCTGCTATGGCTAGACACGAACATTATTTGGCCTACAAAGCTGGTATTCAAGAAGATGATCTTGTCTTGGATGTCGGGTGTGGTGTAGGTGGTCCCGCAAGAGAAATCTCCACTTTCACCGGTTGTAACATTATCGgtcttaataataatgattatcaaattgaaaaagctAAATGGTATGCCAAGAAGAGCAATTTGCATAATAAATTGGACTTCGTCAAAGGTGATTTCATGAATATGGATTTCAAGCCAAACACTTTTGATAAAGTTTATGCCATTGAAGCTACGTGTCATGCCCCAGATTTACAACAAGTTTATAGTGAAATTTATAAAGTCTTGAAACCCGGTGGTACATTTGCCGTCTATGAATGGGTCATGACAGAGAATTATGATGAAACAAATCCTCAACATAGACAAATCGCTTATGAGATCGAAGTCGGTGATGGGATCCCCAAGATGTTTGATATCAAGACTGCTACAAAAGCCCTTGAAAACGCTGGTTTTACCATTGAAATCGCTGATGATTTGACTGATAACCATGACGAGATCCCATGGTATTATCCTTTGACTGGTGAATGGAAATACGTTCAAACCTTGGCCGATTTAGCCACGTTTTTCAGAACTAGTTATTTGGGTAGAAAAATCACAACCGCTATGGTCGGTTGTATGGAAAGATTGGGTATAGCTCCAGAAGGTTCCACAAAAGTAACAGGCGCCTTGGAGGAAGCTGCCGTAGGGTTAGTCGCTGGTGGTAAGGCAAGATTATTCTCTCCAATGATGTTGTTTGTTGCAAAGAAACCAAAATAA
- the DYN2 gene encoding dynein light chain (similar to Saccharomyces cerevisiae DYN2 (YDR424C); ancestral locus Anc_5.532) — protein MSQVPIVKAFDMPEELKEEVFTVSLEAMENSMLEREIAATIKKELDKKCGKTWHVIVGKNFGSYVTHEKGCFIYYYIGSYAFLVFKSA, from the exons ATGAGTCAAGTTC cTATTGTTAAGGCATTTGATATG ccagaagaattgaaagaaGAAGTTTTTACTGTGAGTTTAGAAGCGATGGAAAACTCTATGTTGGAACGTGAGATTGCCGCTACTATTAAGAAGGAGTTGGATAAGAAATGTGGCAAAACATGGCATGTTATTGTGGGTAAGAATTTCGGTAGTTACGTTACCCATGAAAAGGgatgttttatttattattatatcgGTTCGTATGCGTTTTTAGTTTTCAAATCAGCTTAA